The following coding sequences are from one Bacillus carboniphilus window:
- the atpE gene encoding F0F1 ATP synthase subunit C, which translates to MEAIAAAIAIGLAALGAGIGNGLIVSRTVEGIARQPEARGMLQTTMFIGVALVEAIPIIAVVIAFSV; encoded by the coding sequence ATGGAAGCTATTGCAGCAGCTATCGCAATCGGTTTAGCAGCACTTGGTGCTGGTATTGGTAACGGTCTTATCGTATCTCGTACAGTTGAAGGTATCGCGCGTCAACCAGAGGCTCGTGGTATGTTACAAACTACAATGTTCATCGGGGTTGCTCTTGTAGAGGCGATTCCTATCATCGCGGTTGTTATCGCGTTCTCAGTATAA
- the atpA gene encoding F0F1 ATP synthase subunit alpha: protein MSIKAEEISALIKKQIENYQSELKVSDVGTVIKVGDGIALAHGLDNVMAGELLEFSNGVMGMAQNLEENNVGIVILGPYTEIKEGDEVRRTGRIMEVPVGEQLIGRVVNSLGQPVDGLGPIETTKTRPIESAAPGVMDRKSVHEPLQTGIKAIDALVPIGRGQRELIIGDRQTGKTSVAIDTILNQADQDMICIYVAIGQKESTVRAAVETLRKHGALDYTIVVTASASQPAPLLYLAPYAGVTMGEEFMYNGKHVLVVYDDLSKQASAYRELSLLLRRPPGREAFPGDVFYLHSRLLERAAKLSDAKGAGSLTALPFVETQAGDISAYIPTNVISITDGQIFLQSDLFFSGVRPAINAGLSVSRVGGSAQIKAMKSVAGTLRLDLASYRELESFAQFGSDLDKATQAKLNRGARTVEILKQDLHKPLRVEKQVTSLYALTKGHLDDIPLADIRRFEGELHSWMDANKADVLEQIRTTGKLPEGDALDVAIKEFKKTFAVSE from the coding sequence GTGAGCATTAAAGCAGAAGAAATCAGTGCGCTGATTAAAAAGCAGATTGAAAACTATCAATCTGAGCTAAAAGTAAGTGATGTAGGTACTGTAATTAAAGTCGGTGACGGTATTGCTCTTGCTCATGGCCTTGATAATGTCATGGCTGGTGAGCTATTGGAATTCTCTAACGGCGTTATGGGTATGGCGCAAAACTTAGAGGAAAACAATGTCGGTATCGTTATCCTTGGACCATACACAGAAATTAAAGAAGGCGACGAAGTACGTCGTACAGGAAGAATCATGGAGGTACCAGTTGGTGAACAACTAATTGGACGTGTAGTAAACTCTCTAGGTCAACCTGTTGATGGACTTGGTCCAATCGAAACAACAAAAACTCGTCCGATTGAAAGTGCAGCTCCAGGGGTTATGGATCGTAAATCCGTTCACGAACCTCTACAAACGGGTATCAAAGCGATTGACGCGCTTGTACCAATCGGCCGTGGTCAACGTGAGTTAATCATCGGTGACCGTCAAACAGGTAAAACATCTGTTGCAATCGATACAATCCTAAACCAAGCGGACCAAGATATGATTTGTATCTATGTCGCTATTGGTCAAAAAGAATCAACAGTTCGTGCAGCTGTTGAAACATTGAGAAAGCACGGAGCTCTTGATTACACAATCGTTGTAACAGCTTCAGCATCTCAACCAGCTCCATTACTATACCTAGCTCCATATGCAGGGGTAACAATGGGTGAAGAATTCATGTACAACGGTAAACACGTACTAGTTGTATATGATGACCTTTCTAAACAAGCATCAGCTTATCGTGAGCTTTCCCTATTACTTCGCCGTCCTCCAGGCCGTGAAGCATTCCCAGGGGATGTATTCTACCTACACTCTCGTCTACTCGAGCGTGCAGCGAAGTTAAGTGATGCTAAAGGTGCAGGTTCTTTAACAGCACTTCCATTCGTTGAAACACAAGCTGGAGATATCTCAGCTTATATCCCAACAAACGTAATTTCCATCACGGATGGGCAAATCTTCTTACAATCTGACCTATTCTTCTCTGGTGTTCGTCCAGCGATCAACGCAGGTCTTTCTGTATCACGTGTAGGTGGATCAGCACAAATCAAGGCGATGAAGAGTGTAGCAGGTACACTTCGTCTAGACTTAGCTTCTTACCGTGAATTAGAATCATTTGCTCAATTCGGTTCTGATTTAGATAAAGCAACTCAAGCAAAACTAAACCGTGGTGCTCGTACAGTTGAAATTCTTAAACAAGACCTTCACAAGCCACTACGTGTAGAAAAGCAAGTAACAAGCCTTTACGCTTTAACAAAAGGGCATTTAGATGACATTCCACTAGCAGATATTCGTCGTTTCGAAGGCGAACTACACAGCTGGATGGATGCCAATAAAGCAGATGTTCTTGAGCAAATTCGTACAACAGGAAAGCTTCCAGAAGGCGATGCTCTAGATGTTGCAATCAAAGAATTCAAGAAAACATTTGCCGTTTCAGAATAA
- a CDS encoding ATP synthase subunit I — protein sequence MNDLQTIFQRGTKYILFLLSLYVVGWGFTDYQTVFAGLILGTTLSLFNFWILVRKTRLFGEAVAQGQGTKGLGMVSRLATAILAVLLTVRFPEIFDLISVVIGLMTYYIVIMIDILLQFVLKRNNGEER from the coding sequence ATGAATGACCTTCAAACCATTTTCCAAAGGGGAACAAAATACATATTGTTTTTACTCTCCTTATATGTGGTTGGCTGGGGATTCACAGACTACCAAACCGTTTTTGCGGGGTTGATTTTAGGGACAACCCTAAGTCTATTCAATTTCTGGATTTTGGTAAGAAAGACTCGACTCTTTGGTGAAGCAGTGGCTCAAGGTCAAGGAACGAAAGGATTAGGAATGGTTTCGAGATTGGCTACAGCAATTTTAGCTGTTCTCCTAACAGTTCGATTCCCGGAGATTTTTGATCTAATTAGTGTGGTAATCGGATTAATGACATATTACATTGTCATTATGATAGATATACTTCTTCAATTTGTGCTCAAAAGAAACAACGGGGAAGAGAGGTGA
- a CDS encoding F0F1 ATP synthase subunit epsilon: protein MKTVNVHIVTPDGPVYEADVEMVSTKAKSGELGILPGHIPTVAPLAIGVVRLKKGAQTDLVAVSGGFLEVRPDKVTVLAQSAEKADEIDVERAEKAKQRAEERLRQQNKDEIDHTRAELALKRAINRINITQNKF from the coding sequence ATGAAGACAGTAAATGTCCATATAGTGACTCCCGACGGTCCGGTGTATGAAGCTGACGTGGAAATGGTCAGTACAAAAGCTAAAAGTGGTGAACTTGGAATCCTACCAGGCCACATCCCTACGGTGGCTCCTTTAGCGATTGGCGTCGTCCGTTTAAAAAAGGGTGCCCAAACTGATTTGGTAGCTGTAAGTGGTGGATTTTTAGAAGTCCGTCCTGACAAGGTAACAGTCCTTGCCCAATCAGCTGAAAAAGCAGACGAGATCGATGTGGAGCGTGCAGAAAAAGCAAAGCAACGTGCGGAAGAAAGACTTCGTCAACAAAACAAAGACGAAATCGACCACACGCGCGCTGAACTAGCTCTAAAACGTGCCATCAATCGAATCAACATAACGCAAAACAAATTTTAA
- a CDS encoding F0F1 ATP synthase subunit gamma: protein MASLRDIKSRINSTKKTSQITKAMQMVSASKLNRAEMNAKSFVPYMEKIQEVVASIALGSKDASHPMLESRPVKKTGYLVITSDRGLAGAYNSSVLRKVHQQIKNRHKSTDEYVIIAIGKVGLNFFKKLGMNVVQDITGLPDQPSFADIKEITSHAVEMFQEETIDELYLYYSHFVSVISHEVTEKKLLPLTDISSDASKKLISYEFEPDAEEILKVLLPQYAESLIYGALLDGKASEHASRMTAMKNATDNAKQLIDSLTLHYNRARQAAITQEITEIVGGAAALE from the coding sequence ATGGCATCATTGCGCGACATAAAGTCTCGTATTAACTCAACGAAGAAGACGAGTCAGATTACGAAAGCGATGCAAATGGTTTCTGCTTCGAAACTAAATCGTGCAGAAATGAATGCAAAGTCATTCGTTCCTTATATGGAAAAGATTCAAGAAGTCGTTGCGAGTATCGCTCTAGGTAGCAAAGATGCATCACATCCAATGCTTGAAAGCCGTCCTGTGAAAAAGACTGGCTATCTCGTTATTACATCTGACCGTGGTCTAGCTGGAGCATACAATTCCAGTGTGTTAAGAAAGGTCCATCAACAGATTAAAAATCGTCACAAGTCAACAGACGAATACGTGATTATTGCAATCGGTAAAGTTGGACTCAATTTCTTTAAAAAGCTCGGTATGAACGTAGTACAAGATATTACCGGTCTGCCAGACCAACCATCATTTGCGGACATTAAGGAAATAACATCACATGCAGTTGAAATGTTTCAGGAGGAAACAATTGATGAATTGTACCTCTACTACAGTCACTTTGTAAGTGTAATCTCACACGAAGTAACTGAGAAGAAACTTCTTCCACTAACGGATATTTCTTCAGATGCTAGTAAAAAACTAATTTCCTATGAGTTCGAGCCAGATGCAGAAGAGATCTTAAAAGTATTGTTACCACAATACGCAGAGAGCCTCATTTATGGTGCGTTGTTGGACGGAAAAGCTAGTGAGCATGCTTCCCGTATGACAGCAATGAAGAATGCTACGGATAACGCGAAGCAGTTAATCGACTCATTAACATTGCATTATAACCGCGCTCGTCAAGCAGCAATTACGCAAGAGATTACGGAAATTGTTGGTGGAGCAGCGGCGTTAGAATAG
- a CDS encoding F0F1 ATP synthase subunit delta has product MSTVSKRYALALFQLAKEQNQVDVVGEELRVVKQVVAETPELLALLNSPKLSLDRKKALVQEIFSACTPYVQNTLMLLVDRHRETEMANVAIDYVSLANDEKGIAEATVQSVRPLKDDEKAAISSVFAQKVGKNALEITNQVNADLLGGLKIRIGNRIFDGSLQGKLERLKRELIS; this is encoded by the coding sequence ATGAGCACAGTTTCAAAAAGATACGCCCTAGCTCTTTTTCAACTTGCTAAAGAACAAAACCAAGTAGATGTAGTAGGAGAAGAACTTCGTGTGGTAAAGCAAGTCGTTGCTGAAACGCCTGAGTTACTTGCCCTTCTAAATTCTCCAAAGCTTTCACTAGATAGAAAGAAAGCTCTAGTTCAGGAGATTTTCTCTGCTTGTACACCATATGTCCAAAATACTCTTATGCTTTTAGTGGATCGTCATCGTGAAACTGAAATGGCAAATGTGGCTATCGATTACGTTAGCCTAGCAAACGATGAAAAGGGTATTGCAGAAGCAACTGTTCAAAGTGTTCGTCCATTAAAAGACGATGAGAAGGCTGCGATTTCTAGTGTATTCGCACAAAAAGTTGGAAAGAATGCGCTTGAGATTACAAATCAAGTGAACGCTGACCTACTTGGCGGATTAAAGATTAGAATTGGTAACCGTATCTTTGACGGAAGCTTACAAGGAAAACTTGAACGCCTTAAGCGTGAACTTATAAGCTAA
- a CDS encoding AtpZ/AtpI family protein, translating to MKKKDHHPFRAMALMSAITSQLVGCILVGVFGGRWLDGAIGTEPLFLILGLLTGLGAGIFGMLQLIRHFNAGD from the coding sequence ATGAAAAAGAAAGACCACCATCCATTTCGCGCAATGGCCCTTATGTCTGCTATCACTTCCCAATTAGTCGGTTGTATCCTAGTCGGAGTTTTTGGAGGAAGATGGCTTGACGGAGCAATTGGTACTGAGCCGTTGTTTCTCATTTTAGGACTACTTACAGGGTTAGGTGCTGGAATTTTCGGTATGCTTCAACTGATTCGCCATTTCAATGCAGGAGATTAG
- the atpD gene encoding F0F1 ATP synthase subunit beta, which translates to MNKGSVLQVMGPVVDVKFENGHLPEIYSALKVQYKAQTESERDIDLTLEVALHLGDDSVRTIAMSSTDGLTRNMEVIDTGGPISVPVGNVTLGRVFNVLGEPIDLDGELAEGARRDSIHRQAPTFDQLSTEVEILETGIKVIDLLAPYIKGGKIGLFGGAGVGKTVLIQELINNIAQEHGGISVFAGVGERTREGNDLYYEMKDSGVINKTAMVFGQMNEPPGARMRVALTGLTMAESFRDDQGQDVLFFIDNIFRFTQAGSEVSALLGRMPSAVGYQPTLATEMGQLQERITSTNVGSVTSIQAIYVPADDYTDPAPATTFAHLDATTNLERKLSEMGIYPAVDPLASTSRALAPEFVGEEHYNVARSVQQTLQRYRELQDIIAILGMDELSDEDKLTVARARRIQFFLSQNFHVAEQFTGQPGSYVPVKETVKGFKEILDGKHDDLPEDAFRLVGRIEEVIEKAQALQA; encoded by the coding sequence ATGAACAAAGGAAGCGTTCTTCAGGTAATGGGTCCAGTTGTCGACGTTAAATTCGAAAATGGACACCTTCCAGAGATCTATAGTGCGTTAAAAGTTCAATACAAAGCGCAAACAGAATCTGAAAGAGACATTGACTTAACGCTTGAAGTTGCCCTTCACTTAGGAGACGATTCGGTTCGTACAATTGCGATGTCATCTACGGATGGTCTAACTCGTAATATGGAAGTTATCGATACAGGTGGTCCAATTTCAGTTCCTGTAGGTAACGTAACACTTGGACGTGTATTCAACGTTCTTGGTGAACCAATCGACTTAGATGGTGAATTGGCAGAAGGAGCTCGTCGTGATTCCATTCATAGACAAGCACCAACATTTGATCAACTATCTACAGAGGTTGAGATTCTTGAAACTGGTATTAAAGTAATCGACTTACTTGCTCCTTACATCAAGGGTGGTAAGATCGGTCTATTCGGTGGAGCCGGTGTAGGTAAAACCGTACTTATCCAGGAGTTAATCAACAACATCGCACAAGAGCACGGTGGTATCTCCGTATTCGCAGGTGTAGGTGAGCGTACGCGTGAAGGTAACGACCTTTACTACGAAATGAAAGACTCTGGAGTTATCAATAAAACAGCGATGGTATTCGGACAAATGAACGAGCCACCTGGAGCACGTATGCGTGTTGCCCTAACAGGTTTAACAATGGCTGAATCATTCCGTGATGACCAAGGTCAAGACGTACTATTCTTTATCGATAACATCTTCCGTTTCACGCAAGCTGGTTCAGAGGTATCTGCCCTACTAGGTCGTATGCCATCTGCCGTTGGTTACCAACCAACTCTTGCAACTGAAATGGGTCAATTACAAGAACGTATCACATCTACAAATGTAGGTTCTGTAACGTCTATCCAAGCGATCTACGTTCCTGCCGATGACTACACGGATCCGGCACCAGCAACTACATTTGCTCACTTAGATGCGACTACAAACTTAGAGCGTAAACTTTCTGAGATGGGTATCTACCCAGCGGTGGATCCACTAGCGTCTACATCTCGTGCATTAGCACCTGAGTTCGTTGGTGAAGAACACTATAACGTAGCGCGTTCTGTTCAGCAAACGCTACAACGCTACAGAGAGTTACAAGATATCATTGCGATCCTAGGTATGGATGAACTTTCTGACGAAGATAAGCTAACTGTAGCTCGTGCTCGTCGTATCCAGTTCTTCCTATCACAAAACTTCCACGTTGCTGAGCAGTTTACTGGTCAACCAGGTTCTTATGTACCTGTTAAAGAAACAGTAAAAGGCTTCAAGGAAATCCTAGATGGTAAGCATGACGATCTTCCAGAAGATGCATTCCGTCTAGTTGGACGAATTGAAGAAGTAATTGAAAAAGCACAAGCATTGCAAGCCTAA
- the atpF gene encoding F0F1 ATP synthase subunit B, whose amino-acid sequence MLLEGLALNAGGFTWGDSIYQLFAFLVLMLLLSKFAWKPLMKIMKDRENHISNEIDAAENSRRDANKLLEEQRVLLKEARTEAQSLIDNARKLGDDQREEIIQAAKSEADRMKEAAKREIIQEKEQAVSALREQVASLSVMIASKVIEKNLSADEQQALINQYIKEAGEER is encoded by the coding sequence GTGTTACTAGAAGGACTAGCCCTGAATGCTGGCGGTTTTACGTGGGGAGATTCTATCTACCAACTATTTGCATTTTTAGTACTAATGCTCCTATTATCTAAATTTGCTTGGAAACCGTTAATGAAGATCATGAAAGATCGTGAAAATCACATTTCAAATGAAATTGACGCAGCGGAAAATAGCCGTCGCGACGCAAATAAACTTTTAGAAGAGCAACGTGTACTTTTAAAAGAAGCAAGAACTGAAGCTCAGAGCTTAATTGATAATGCTAGAAAGCTTGGGGATGACCAACGTGAAGAAATCATCCAAGCTGCAAAATCTGAAGCTGATCGTATGAAGGAAGCAGCAAAGAGAGAAATCATTCAAGAAAAAGAGCAAGCTGTATCCGCTCTTCGCGAACAAGTTGCTTCACTATCAGTTATGATCGCATCGAAGGTTATCGAAAAGAACTTGTCTGCTGATGAGCAACAAGCGCTTATCAACCAATATATTAAAGAGGCAGGAGAAGAGCGATGA
- the atpB gene encoding F0F1 ATP synthase subunit A, with product MEHEAPIHELELFGLIIPFNLSNILMITVSSVIVFLLAVLCTRTLAMKPTGVQNFIEWVVDFVRGIIKSNMDWHEGARFHILGLTLIMYIFVSNMLGLPFAITVNHELWWKSPTADPVITLTLSAMIIILTNVYAVKLNGFKKYGKGFFEPIPVMFPFKVVEEFANTLTLGLRLYGNIYAGEILLGMLASAGAASILGGVLSFIPLLAWQGFSIFVGAIQSFIFIMLTMVYMAHKVSHDH from the coding sequence ATGGAGCATGAAGCACCGATACACGAGCTTGAACTATTTGGTCTGATCATACCGTTCAATCTCTCAAACATCTTAATGATCACAGTGTCATCCGTCATTGTATTTTTACTAGCAGTACTTTGTACAAGAACACTAGCCATGAAGCCAACTGGTGTTCAGAACTTTATTGAATGGGTAGTAGATTTTGTTAGAGGAATCATTAAAAGTAATATGGATTGGCATGAAGGTGCCCGATTCCATATCCTTGGATTAACGTTGATCATGTACATTTTCGTGTCCAATATGCTGGGATTACCTTTTGCAATCACAGTTAATCACGAATTATGGTGGAAATCACCGACAGCAGATCCAGTGATTACGTTAACTCTATCAGCAATGATTATCATTCTAACAAACGTTTATGCAGTCAAACTTAATGGTTTCAAAAAGTATGGAAAAGGTTTCTTTGAACCAATTCCAGTCATGTTCCCATTTAAAGTAGTCGAGGAGTTTGCCAACACGCTAACGCTTGGTCTGCGTCTTTACGGGAACATTTATGCAGGTGAAATTTTACTAGGAATGCTTGCGTCAGCAGGTGCAGCTAGTATTTTAGGTGGAGTTTTAAGCTTTATTCCACTATTAGCATGGCAAGGATTTAGTATCTTTGTAGGTGCAATCCAATCATTTATTTTCATAATGTTAACAATGGTTTACATGGCTCACAAAGTTAGCCACGACCATTAA